gaaaacaaagtgttcaaatggtaacagtgggatttattctcgtggtattagtacagcgggtgtgtggctgggctggcttcggtatctcttggctctggttccgccggctgctggcgctcctccttctggctcctcgacgcgttgactcgtcctcctctggatcctgggcctcgggacgctcgtagtggccgcctctgcttgcttgccgacgcgttgcctcggggtcgcttgttgcgccttagacccgcagagagttcggccttgtgggcttagggaagcgtcaccgttctcagactagagtgaacaagccttgctctccaggctgacgcctttcgaggcaatacctgtcccttgctctgtcccggacggtcccgctaggttcttgctcagttcgcgctgacagtcaaggctgccgcccggaggctgtctagcggttcacttcgctttacgcctagcgcagacgaacgttccacccggcttcaccctaatgcgtgacgtccgcgacgctcctgcgctccccaatgagctccgcgcggcgatggtaacgtggctgccggaaatgtctgctggcgtcgctgtcgatgtcctctgcgctgtcttctgaccagtatctcgttgttctggcgctcggggagctgggcggtcgctgctcgggaacttcgccggtaatcgcagggctctccaggctgccgcctcttgaaaccgcaaatcgatctaccgctcgtccgtcacgccaggtcctgcttggtcgggcaaggtacgctgggtcgcagacaactttcctccccaagctgacggctcttcgtcgtaggactcttttgcttgtctctgacagacccgccgggcgactcgccagggtgtggtcgtgacaaagttagaaaacaaacgccttgacttagccgcgtgatgcctttcagaactcagccacctgtgtctcaattcggagattcctgatgtcctaatcccgaacgtctcgacgtggcgatcttgctccttgtatgcttcccacggcgctgcttccgacgactcgcttggttgtagctccctcgtagattatttgcttgacttactgtttaatttaattgatcttgaaggtttgactcctcgtgatcgactgatccagctgccagcgctctgcggccttatatagggcctccaagcaccgttatttcccttttgcgcacggcccgctggatctctccactctgggtccaaagttcgtgcctcctggatgacccacttgtcctttatgtaccgcttccaatagatgttccgcccactgctgccgttccgctgattcccgtgccgcttgtggcacgcctgtgtgccgctccactgccgagatgtggcacttcctctcccggtccaaagttaacgggagagtccaaagtccagtggagttccgttatccccttctgcatacggcactcttgctctgcccgcgaagtctccattctctctcgatctccatccttggtctccaatctctctcgctctccttcattggtctccaaactctctcgctctccatccttggtctccaatctctctcgctctccttcattggtctccaaactctctcgatctccacccttggtctccaaactctctcgttctccccgccgcgccgttaatACGCGagttcgccgcgtatctggtaagcggccggccatctgctgctggttctatttgtggggagttgttcaactcctcacaatgtatgtaaattatttattaataaatttaaaaatgattgaAACAGGTTGAGGAAAACAGATTACTAGGAAAAGATACAATGCAATATATCAAAAGATTATATCCATGAAatcattttcttcattattcatgcatacattatttttcgGAGAGCAGCAAAATTAATGCACGTTCAGTCCAAAGGCATTTCAATTTATTTGGAATTAATTTTTTGTGCGTGTGTAAAACAGGGCAAATGTTTTCCATTTCAATTGGTTTATTAGTTCATTTCAGATGTGCAGTTTAGGCAAGCTTATAGCAAATATTCAGCTTACGTGTTGGGCGCGTGCAGGTGCAAAATAGTTGGCCAGGTGGGtaaaaatgaaatggaaaTCCCCGGAACGAAATCAAACTGTCCGCTTCGCTATGACTACGGTTAAACAAATATATGCCTGGGGTCCCGGCAAACAGAAAAAGCTATGGAAATTTGCATACCAGGTGGGTTGGACCAGGACCGGGAAAACTCCACTTATTTGCCCATTTCTTGTGGCATTTTTCAGTGGGTGGTGGGCTGCGTTTCCTGGTTTTTCCGATGCTTCCCTTCGCCTTTGACGATAATTACACGGTAAATTTGGCAAAATGTGACGTCAAACAGCAAACAAGACGCCAGTGAAGACCCAAAACAAGTTGCACGTATCTATAAGCAATGTATCTGTGCATCCCCACACCCATACATTTGCCGGCAGGAACACAGATACCATGTTCAGCTACAAATTCCACAGATACACCTTTATACAGAGGCAGTGGCGCAGGcacttcaaaaaataaataacattttggtACGTTACACACGTCTCGGCTTATGCAAACGTATCTGCAACTTGTTCCCTCTCTATCTATCTCTCTCTACCCCCATATGGCCGTCTCTCTCTGGCAAAAGAATGCTTCATTTCATAACCACCCACTTGGCAAACAGAAAACACACAGGACATACACACAGGACGACTGACGAGAGGCCCTCGGAATGGTGTTGTTTGTAGATTCGGTTGTTCTTGCTGCCTCTTGTTTGCCCCCAAATTGAACAAATACCTAAAACAATCCTCGCTAGAACAGATATCACTGGGATGGTACGGGAAGCCCAAAATAAGGTATCTGAAACTGTAAGATATtgcttttttaatttaataatgaagGAAAAACCATTCTTAAACGAAACTTAACCAAGGACCgaataaaaaaggtattttagcaaaatGATCTATTTTGAAAAGTCTACTAagatttgtatttttaaaagtcaATTACAATTTCAGTATGGAAATAAGCAATACGTTATTGCAAATAAGTGTTATTTTGAGACCCTCCTTTTTAGTTTGACCAGTCCTaataaaaaattcataaatatggcttttaatttcgacaaatttaaaatgaaaactattagtttataataataaaacataTTTCTCTTCTACACCTTGACTTGCTTGtcacttttgttttttagACTTTGTCAGctaaaacaaaacataaaatcgGCAATCTCTGGATTCGGACCAAATATTATGCACGCGTATTTGGTGAAAATTTtcagttataagaaataaatttgttGCAGAAATCGGAAGAAAGTGAGCGTCGGAAGACAGGGGTTGCGGGATCTCGGATTTGTTTTTGGCCATGGATCAGCTGTCGATCAACCAGGTGTTTATCCGCCGTTCGGACGGCCGAGTCCACTTGGCGGGGATTATCAAACTGGAGGGCGGTGCCAGTAATCTGGTGACGGTGGAGTGGTCCGAAGGACATGCTGTGCGGGGCAAGGAGCTGCCCTTGGAATGCTAGGAATGTGGGCCGGAATGTGATGAATTCGCAGACACTTGACGAAAAGGTGCCCATGTACGTCTACGAGGAAATTGTCGACGGTCGCAAGCTCACCGAAATCATCAACACCACCCACATGAATGCCAAGTACATGCCGAACTTTGAACTGCCGCCAAATATTGTGGGTGTATTATGATTGATTGACAATATGTTCAGTCATTCAACAATCATAGCGCTTtcctataaattgtatattttaacttggatttttaaagacttttttgtatatttatacaGTTTTCCTTTGGCTATTTTAGATAGTTTAAGAGCCATTATTTAAAgctttcaatattttcttacGTTGACCTCTAATCTTTTTCCTTTTATCATATTAATTATATAGATTCCATGTTCCGTCCTGGTGGGCTGTAATTTGCCCTACGAGCTGGCGCATGATCACTTTGCCGAGGGCACAGTGGGCTGTCGAGATCAGAAGTATTATCGAGTGCTGCACGACATATTTAAGTCACCCACTTTCCGTGTGGTGGTTACCGAGGATGCCGATTGTGTGGAGATCTGTTCCACTTTGAGAGTGAGTTTCTgcattaataattataatttcaaCAATACCCTCTTCCTTTTTTCAGAACATAATAGCCTTTGCGGCTGGTTGTTCAGATGGCATGGAGTTGAATGAAAACACAAAGGGTGGAATCATTCGGAGGGGATTTTTGGAGATGCTTCAGTTTGTGGATGTTTTTTACCCAGGCTGCCGCATGGGAACCTTTTTTGAGTCCTGTGGAATATCCGATTTGGTCACTAGTTGTTATGGTAACTAATTGCTATAAACtattaatataaatacttatattttaataaatatatttgtctTAT
This DNA window, taken from Drosophila suzukii chromosome Y unlocalized genomic scaffold, CBGP_Dsuzu_IsoJpt1.0 scf_Y1, whole genome shotgun sequence, encodes the following:
- the LOC139353924 gene encoding glycerol-3-phosphate dehydrogenase [NAD(+)], cytoplasmic-like — its product is MLCGARSCPWNARNVGRNVMNSQTLDEKVPMYVYEEIVDGRKLTEIINTTHMNAKYMPNFELPPNIIPCSVLVGCNLPYELAHDHFAEGTVGCRDQKYYRVLHDIFKSPTFRVVVTEDADCVEICSTLRNIIAFAAGCSDGMELNENTKGGIIRRGFLEMLQFVDVFYPGCRMGTFFESCGISDLVTSCYANRNRKLAEAFVKTGKPLSELEHILIPGHEPLGPVTGELVHHMLKKKGLEDKFPLFTFVYRICTGDYPLHRLVETLIKAREDIFHPLHTFQL